The nucleotide window TTTACGCGAAGAACACGGTTGGACTTACGGTGCACGATCAAGTGTTGGCGCAGGAAAAAACACTTCCAAATTTTTCGCCAAATCAGCTGTAAGGAACGCTGTTACCGCAAGTGCTGTTGTAGAATTCATCAAAGAAATCAAACGAATCCGAACAGAGAAAGTAACCGAAGAAGTTCTTGCAACCGTTAAAGCTGGCTACATCGGCCGATTTGTAATGCAAGTTGAAAAACCACAAGCCGTTGCCCGATACGCATTGTACATTGAAACCGAAAAATTACCAGCGGATTTTTACGAGAAATACATCCAAACCATCAACAAAGTAACCGCTGATGACATTTTGCGTGTTGCCAACAAATATTTCTTAATCGACAATATCCGAATTGTCGTTGTCGGAAAAGGATCTGAAATTTCCCCGGAATTGGAAAAACTAAATATTCCAATGTTTTATTTTGACAAATACGGAAACCCTTTGGAAAAACCGTTAACCAAAGAAATCCCTGCCGACATAACTGCAAAAAATGTACTCGAAAATTACATCAATGCAATTGGAGGCGAGAAAGCAGTTTCAGAAGTAAAATCGATTTTCATGACTGGCTCCGCAACTATTCCGCAAGCTCCTGCTCCTTTGACTTACATTTCAAAAATAGATATCAACGGAAATTCATTGGTAGAAATTACAATGGGCGGAATGAGTATGATGAAACAGGTAATCAACCAAAAAGGAGCTTATTCTATCGAACAAGGACAACGCACCGATTTTGAAGGAGAAGAATTAGCCGAAATGAAAGCATCGGCAACTCCATTCGAAGAACTGCTTTTAGTTAAGAACGCAGAATTAACCATTGACCGAATAGAAACCATCAACGGAAGCGATGCATTTGCAATCAAAAACGGAAAAAGCACTTATTTTTACGACATCAAAACCGGACTGAAACTAGCCGAATCCAAAACTATTGAACAAGATGGAGAATTGATTGATGTTTCTACTAATTTTAGAGATTATAAAGACTTACAAAACATAAAAATCCCTTACAATATAGTTCAAAATATAGGCATTGAGCTAGATATTGAAATAGCTGAAATCAAAATCAATGAAGGAGTAATTGATGCCGATTTTGAATAATAAATCAGTAAAAATAGGCACAAAAAAAAACCGTCCCGATAAATTTGGGACGGTTTTTTGTTTATTCTCTAATAACATTTCCTTTTGAATCATAGAAATGGTATTCTAAATACGTGTAAGCGTCACGTGGTATGATTTTCACCCATTTTTTGTGTTCAAAAAGCCATTTTGAACGCAATGATGGAAAACCTTTACTGAGGTATGCAGCCACAAACGGATGTACATTCAGCACTACTTTTTTGTGGGTTTTTAAAACTCTTTCCAGATCGGAAGCGATTCTATCAATGACCGATATTGGCGCTTCAATTTCTCGATTTTCATTATTAGGATCTTCTTCCCTTGTTTTTATATTTACTTCTGGCCTTACTCTTTGTCTGGTAATCTGGACTAGCCCAAATTTACTCGGCGGTAAGATTTTATGTTTTGCTTTATCGTCGCTCATTTCTTCCCTCAGGAAGTCGAACAAGACTTTACGATTTTCAGGATTCGACATATCGATAAAATCAATAACTATGATACCTCCCATATCGCGAAGACGTAATTGCCTTGCTATTTCGGCGGCTGCAATCATGTTTACTTCCATGGCCGTATCTTCCTGGTTAGTGGCTTTATTAGAACGGTTTCCGCTGTTTACATCAATTACGTGTAAAGCTTCGGTATGCTCTATTATCAAATAAGCCCCTTTACTCATGGAAACGGTTTTCCCAAATGAAGTCTTGATTTGCCTCTCTATATTGAATTTCTCAAAAATAGGATTGTCTTTGGACTGATAGAACTTAACAATTGATTGTTTGGATGGTGCAATTTCTTGCAAATAATCCTTTGTTTGATTGTACAACTCTTCATCATCAATCTGGATACTACTAAAAGTATCATTAAACACATCTCTTAATATTGAGGAAGCTCTGTTGAGTTCTCCTAATACTTTGGAAGGATGATGAGCAGTTGGTAATTTTTTACACATTGCAGTCCATCTGCTAAGCAGGTTCTGCAAATCTTTTTCTAATTCTACTGTGCTTTTGCCTTCGGCTACTGTGCGAACAATAACACCAAATCCTTTTGGTTTGACTGATTGCACAAGACGTTTCAAACGTTCCTTTTCTTTTTTGTCTTCTATTTTTTGTGAAATAGAAACTCGGTCAGAAAACGGAACCAAAACAATAAATCTTCCTGCCAGGGATAGCTCTGCGCTTATCCTTGGTCCTTTGGTCGATATCGGTTCTTTGACGACTTGCACCAAAACAGACTGATTGGCACTTATTACATCAGTAATCGTACCGTTCTTGTCTATCTCTTTTTCAAACTGAAAGTTTTTTAGGGAGAAATCTTTTATTTTACCTGCGCTTACAAGTTTTATGAATTTCAGTTGGGAAGTTAAGTTAGGCCCTAAATCGTGATAATGTAAAAAAGCATCTTTTTCGAAGCCTACGTTTACAAAAGCAGCATTAAGACCAGCAACAGGTTTCCTTATTTTGGCAATAAAAATATCACCAACCTGGAAGTTGCTTTTCTCTTCTTCTTTGTGTAATTCAATTAGTTTTCCATCTTTTAATAAGGCAAAATCCACAAAATCAGAACTAGATCGAATGATTAATTCTTTATTCATTTGTAAATTTTTATCTGCTTTTTCAGAGAATAGATCAGCAAGAAAAAAGAAAATAGAGTAAGTCTAAAATCTGTGATCTAAAATCTTATTTACAGATGGATTAAACAATAATTTAACAGGTATTGTACCCGGGGAGAAAAGAAACTTTAAGGATAATAGATTAATAGATAATTGACAATTTGGTCTTTTATCTTTTCGTCTTTCATCTTTTTGTCTTTTTCTCGATTTCAATGAACTTAAAAAAGAAAAAAGTAGTGTAAAACTACTTTTTCTTTTTATGACGGTTAGCTCTCGCTCTTTTTTTGCGTTTATGCGTTGCTACCTTATGTCTCTTTCTTTTTTTACCACTTGGCATATCTAATAGATTTTATAATTAATTAATAGTGTTTTATTTTGCTTCGTTGTTCACTTTTACACCTTCAACAAAAACTTTTGCAGGTTTGAATGCAGGAATGTTGTGTGCCGGAATTTTGATAGTGGTATTTTTGGAAATATTTCTTCCAGTTTTTTCAGCTCTTGTTTTAACGATAAAACTACCGAAACCTCTTAGATAAACATTGTCCCCAGTTTCTAGTGAGTTTTTCACTTCGTTCATAAAAGTCTCTACGGTTGCTTGCACATCCCCTTTTTCAAGACCTAATTTTTCTGAAATCTTCGCTACGATATCTGCTTTCGTCATTTTCTTTCCTTTTTATTATGTTGTAATAATTTTTTTGAGTGTGCAAATATATGAATTTAAAAAACAATAAATCAACCTAAATCGTTAAAATTTAATTACATAAACAATTACTTTTGTTTACAATTTTTTTACAATGAAATTTTACAACATTCTAATTACATGGTATTTACAAAATAAACGCGATTTACCATGGCGAAAAACAACCGATCCTTACCTGATTTGGCTCTCCGAAATTATGCTGCAACAGACAAGAGTGGCTCAAGGAATGCCTTATTTTTTGTCTTTCACTACGGCTTTTCCGACCGTTTTTGATTTGGCAAAAGCCAATGAAGAACAAGTACTCAAACTTTGGCAAGGATTGGGCTATTATTCCCGTGCCAGAAACTTGCACAAAACATCCCAAATAGTAGCTTTTGAAATGAATGGTATTTTTCCGGATAATTATGCCGGCTTGTTAAAGCTAAAAGGAATTGGCGAATATACTGCAGCTGCAATTGCATCTTTCTCCTATAATGAATGTGTTCCCGTGGTTGACGGAAATGTGTTCCGGGTTCTTTCCCGTTATTTCGATATTGAAACTGATATTGCTCAGGCTTCCGCCAAAAAAGAATTTGCCGCTTTGGCACTTGAACTAATGCCGAAAGATAACCCCGCACAATTCAACCAAGCGATAATGGAATTTGGCGCCTTGCAATGTGTACCGAAAAACCCAAATTGTAGCGAATGTGTCTTTAACAATAGCTGCGCCGCTTTACAAAAAAAGAAAGTCAATCAATTGCCCGTCAAATTAAAAAAAACCAAAGTCCGCAACCGCTACTTTAATTATATAGTCGCAGAAGACAATTTAGGGAACACCGTTGTCCAAAAACGCACCTCCAAAGGAATCTGGCATAATCTATATGAATTCCCTTTAATCGAAACTGACAAGGTTGAAGATTTTGAAACCGTAGCCCAACAAATCAATCAACGTTTTTTTCAAGATAATAAAATGGAAAGCCTGATGGAATATAATCAAGAAAGCATTGTCCATAAATTGTCGCATCAGCATTTGCATATCAAATTTTGGAAAGCCAGTCTAAAAGGTACTATCGAAAATGGAATTGATCTGGAAACTGCCAAAAAATTTCCGTTCCCAATAGTCATTCATAATTTTATAGAAGAAAAGCTCAAAACTTAATAATCATTTTATAGAAAACCAATAAAAGTAGTTTTCAAAAAATAACGTATCTTTGATAGAAATACCACCAAATCATGAACGGAACATTAAATAAAGTTATGCTTATTGGCCATCTTGGCGATGATGTCAAAATGCATTATTTTGACGGCGGGAACTGTATCGGTAGATTTCAATTGGCAACAAATGAAGTTTATGTAAACAAAACAACCAACGAAAAAATCACTTCTACGGAATGGCATAATTTGGTAGTTCGCAACAAAGCAGCCGAAATTTGTGAAAAATATCTTTCCAAAGGAGATAAAATTTATGTAGAAGGCCGAATAAAATCAAGACAATGGCAGGGCGAAGACGGTTCTATCAAACATACCATGGAAATTCAGGTTACCGAGTTTACTTTTTTGAACACCAAAAAAGACACTGAAAGCAATCGAGCTTTAAATACATCAGAATCCCCAAAAAACCCTAACTTTGACGCTCAAAACAACGACTTGCCTATCAATGACTTGCCGTTTTAATTGTTTAACTAATTTATACGAATTTGGACCCAGAGCCCAGTTTAGAGATTACATCTCAAGTTGATTTTACTTTAGTATTTGGTTTTATCGGAATTTTTATTTTGCTATTTTGCTCCGCGCTAGTTTCGGGTGCCGAAGTAGCCTTGTTTTCCTTATCACAGAAAGATTTGGACGATTCCATTCAAAAAAATAGTCCCAAAGGAAAAATAATTGCAAGTCTTTTGGAAAAACCAAAAAAACTCCTGGCAACATTACTCGTCGCCAATAATTTCATTAACATAGCAGTAGTTATCCTGTTCTCGTTTGTCGGGAAAGACCTTTTTGGAGCGATACAATCACCTGTTTTAAAATTCATAATCGAAGTAATTTTGGTCACTTTCCTAATATTGCTTTTTGGTGAAGTTTTACCAAAAGTATATGCTAGTAGGAACAATATAAAATTTGCTGAATTAATCGCTTACCCAGTTTCTGGATTGGATAAAATATTGTCTCCTGTAAGTTTACCAATGCGTTCGATAACTCAGTTTTTACAAAAAAAATTAAACAAGCAAAAAACAAATTTCTCAGTAGATCAACTGTCACAAGCATTGGGACTAACTGCTACGGACGAAACCTCGACCGAAGAACAAAAAATCTTGGAAGGTATTGTTTCTTTTGGAAACACCGATACCAAACAGGTAATGAGTCCGAGGATAGACGTCTTTGCATTGGAAATCACTGAGACCTTTGTTGAAATCTATCCGAAAATTATCGAAAAAGGATTCTCCAGAATTCCCGTTTACAGAGACAATATCGACCAGATAGAGGGCGTTTTGTTTGTCAAAGATTTACTTCCTTATATAAATAACAGCGAATTTGATTGGACCACTTTAATAAGAGAACCTTTTTTTGTTCCCGAAAATAAAAAACTGGATGATCTTTTAAAAGATTTTCAAAGCATGAAAAGCCATTTGGCTATTGTCGTAGATGAATACGGAGGAACCTCGGGATTAGTGTCACTCGAAGACGTTATTGAGGAAATAGTAGGTGAAATAAGCGATGAATACGATGATGCTCAAGTTAATTTTTCCAAAATTGATGATAAAAATTATATTTTTGAAGGCAAAATAAACCTGAAGGATTTCTACCGAATCATTGAGGTAAACGAAGATATTTTTGAAGAACAAAAAGGGGAAGCTGAGACATTAGCTGGGCTAATTCTTGAAATTTTAGGTAATTTTCCAAAAAAAGGACAGAAAATAGTTTTTGAAAACTGTACGTTTGTCATCGAATCGGCGGATCAAAAACGCATCAAACAAATTAAAGTAACGATTGAATGAGCCACCCCTAGAAGGAAATAAAAGGCACTCTATTTAAAATTGAATAAAAAATGTTTAAAAAAATTACGGTTATAGGGCTATTTTTCATTTTGTTTTTCACTGTAATTGGATGTAAAAACGATGTTTTGCCAAAACCGGCCAGTTATTTAAGATTGGATTATCCCGAAGCAGAATACGTTACTTTTAAAAGCCATTGTCCTTTTGAATTTGACAGAAATTCCAAAGCGATTGTCAAAGAAGACAAAAATTGTGGTTATTCAATTACCTACCCAAAGATGAAAGCCACAATTTACCTGACATACAAACCGGTAAACAACAATATGAACAAACTCCTGAGAGACGCTCAGAAATTGACATACGAACACGTTATCAAAGCAGATGATATTTTGGAACAGCCTTATATAAACAAAGACCAAAAAGTATATGGTATGTTTTATCAGGTAGATGGTAACGCGGCCACTAATTCACAGTTTTATGTTACTGATAGTATTAAGCATTTTGTTACGGGTTCTGTTTACTTTTATGCAAAACCCAATTTCGATTCGATTATGCCTGCGGTAAGTTATATCAAAAACGATATGCAGCGCCTGATGGAAACATTGAAATGGAAATAAGCTGACTTCCGACTTTACTGATTTTTTTAGCTCGCGAAGTAAAAATAGAATCTGCTAAATCTGCGTGCTTATTCTTTTTCACGCAGATTTCACAGATTTACGCAGACCTTTTTACATAAAAAAAAGCATTCGCCTGTAACGAATGCTTTTTTGTTTATGGAAAATCAGTCTGTTTAGGACTTCATATTCGAAACTTTATATGTTTTTCCGTCACCTGTATCTTGAACTACTTTAGTCAAGCTTTCAGGAGTTTGGACCGTTTTGTCAAAAGTCACAGTAGCTAGTTTTTTGTCAAAATCTACTTTGGCTTCCTGAACTCCATCAAGCGCAGTTAATTCTTCCTGAATTGTTTTGGCACAACCAATGGCACAAGTCATTCCTTCGATAGTAAAACTTGCAGTTTGCAAATTCTCAGGAGCGATTGCTTTTTTAACTTTTGGGGCAACTGCTTCAGCTGAAGCTGTTTCAGTTTTCACTTCAGTTTTGTTGTCTTTGCAGTTTGCAAAAAGCAATCCTGAAAGCGCTATAATTACGATTGATCTAGTAAAATTCATTATGCTATTATTTTTGTTGATATAGTTCCTTCTAATTGTTTGCAAAATTAATTAAAAAAGAGAGTGAAGTTTTTAAAATTTTCACAAT belongs to Flavobacterium aquiphilum and includes:
- a CDS encoding single-stranded DNA-binding protein translates to MNGTLNKVMLIGHLGDDVKMHYFDGGNCIGRFQLATNEVYVNKTTNEKITSTEWHNLVVRNKAAEICEKYLSKGDKIYVEGRIKSRQWQGEDGSIKHTMEIQVTEFTFLNTKKDTESNRALNTSESPKNPNFDAQNNDLPINDLPF
- a CDS encoding M16 family metallopeptidase, with the translated sequence MQATDRTQPQPGKLPTINIKKPKSFVLDNGMKVLVVENHKLPRVSFNLTLDNILFTEGNKKGVDELTGNLIGNESKKTTKEAFHEEIDFLGAEINFNAHGATANSISKFGGKVLELLAEGVLHPNFTQEEFDKEKAKLIEGMKAEEKSVPAIANRVVDVLAFGKNHPTGEYMTEETLNNITLTDVEKNYKTYFVPENAYLVIVGDVKFENVKIAVEKLFGDWEKKSTPKIPFETPVNVSNSQINLVDVPNAVQSEITLVNTLNLRMSDPDFFPAVIANQILGGDFNSYLNMNLREEHGWTYGARSSVGAGKNTSKFFAKSAVRNAVTASAVVEFIKEIKRIRTEKVTEEVLATVKAGYIGRFVMQVEKPQAVARYALYIETEKLPADFYEKYIQTINKVTADDILRVANKYFLIDNIRIVVVGKGSEISPELEKLNIPMFYFDKYGNPLEKPLTKEIPADITAKNVLENYINAIGGEKAVSEVKSIFMTGSATIPQAPAPLTYISKIDINGNSLVEITMGGMSMMKQVINQKGAYSIEQGQRTDFEGEELAEMKASATPFEELLLVKNAELTIDRIETINGSDAFAIKNGKSTYFYDIKTGLKLAESKTIEQDGELIDVSTNFRDYKDLQNIKIPYNIVQNIGIELDIEIAEIKINEGVIDADFE
- a CDS encoding HU family DNA-binding protein, which encodes MTKADIVAKISEKLGLEKGDVQATVETFMNEVKNSLETGDNVYLRGFGSFIVKTRAEKTGRNISKNTTIKIPAHNIPAFKPAKVFVEGVKVNNEAK
- a CDS encoding gliding motility-associated protein GldE, producing the protein MDPEPSLEITSQVDFTLVFGFIGIFILLFCSALVSGAEVALFSLSQKDLDDSIQKNSPKGKIIASLLEKPKKLLATLLVANNFINIAVVILFSFVGKDLFGAIQSPVLKFIIEVILVTFLILLFGEVLPKVYASRNNIKFAELIAYPVSGLDKILSPVSLPMRSITQFLQKKLNKQKTNFSVDQLSQALGLTATDETSTEEQKILEGIVSFGNTDTKQVMSPRIDVFALEITETFVEIYPKIIEKGFSRIPVYRDNIDQIEGVLFVKDLLPYINNSEFDWTTLIREPFFVPENKKLDDLLKDFQSMKSHLAIVVDEYGGTSGLVSLEDVIEEIVGEISDEYDDAQVNFSKIDDKNYIFEGKINLKDFYRIIEVNEDIFEEQKGEAETLAGLILEILGNFPKKGQKIVFENCTFVIESADQKRIKQIKVTIE
- the gldD gene encoding gliding motility lipoprotein GldD — its product is MFKKITVIGLFFILFFTVIGCKNDVLPKPASYLRLDYPEAEYVTFKSHCPFEFDRNSKAIVKEDKNCGYSITYPKMKATIYLTYKPVNNNMNKLLRDAQKLTYEHVIKADDILEQPYINKDQKVYGMFYQVDGNAATNSQFYVTDSIKHFVTGSVYFYAKPNFDSIMPAVSYIKNDMQRLMETLKWK
- the mutY gene encoding A/G-specific adenine glycosylase, which codes for MKFYNILITWYLQNKRDLPWRKTTDPYLIWLSEIMLQQTRVAQGMPYFLSFTTAFPTVFDLAKANEEQVLKLWQGLGYYSRARNLHKTSQIVAFEMNGIFPDNYAGLLKLKGIGEYTAAAIASFSYNECVPVVDGNVFRVLSRYFDIETDIAQASAKKEFAALALELMPKDNPAQFNQAIMEFGALQCVPKNPNCSECVFNNSCAALQKKKVNQLPVKLKKTKVRNRYFNYIVAEDNLGNTVVQKRTSKGIWHNLYEFPLIETDKVEDFETVAQQINQRFFQDNKMESLMEYNQESIVHKLSHQHLHIKFWKASLKGTIENGIDLETAKKFPFPIVIHNFIEEKLKT
- a CDS encoding heavy-metal-associated domain-containing protein, yielding MNFTRSIVIIALSGLLFANCKDNKTEVKTETASAEAVAPKVKKAIAPENLQTASFTIEGMTCAIGCAKTIQEELTALDGVQEAKVDFDKKLATVTFDKTVQTPESLTKVVQDTGDGKTYKVSNMKS
- a CDS encoding ribonuclease E/G — encoded protein: MNKELIIRSSSDFVDFALLKDGKLIELHKEEEKSNFQVGDIFIAKIRKPVAGLNAAFVNVGFEKDAFLHYHDLGPNLTSQLKFIKLVSAGKIKDFSLKNFQFEKEIDKNGTITDVISANQSVLVQVVKEPISTKGPRISAELSLAGRFIVLVPFSDRVSISQKIEDKKEKERLKRLVQSVKPKGFGVIVRTVAEGKSTVELEKDLQNLLSRWTAMCKKLPTAHHPSKVLGELNRASSILRDVFNDTFSSIQIDDEELYNQTKDYLQEIAPSKQSIVKFYQSKDNPIFEKFNIERQIKTSFGKTVSMSKGAYLIIEHTEALHVIDVNSGNRSNKATNQEDTAMEVNMIAAAEIARQLRLRDMGGIIVIDFIDMSNPENRKVLFDFLREEMSDDKAKHKILPPSKFGLVQITRQRVRPEVNIKTREEDPNNENREIEAPISVIDRIASDLERVLKTHKKVVLNVHPFVAAYLSKGFPSLRSKWLFEHKKWVKIIPRDAYTYLEYHFYDSKGNVIRE